The following proteins come from a genomic window of Pseudomonas sp. Z8(2022):
- a CDS encoding cupin domain-containing protein, whose translation MSSLEHCLVTPPLAEAESGKTGLSGDKFELQLRTFAEGETVEGGLPDLGEEVGAILEGSFAVDAAGEHYELSAGEAIVIPPHEPRQWRCLSATGVLYRAVVRLTEQVPA comes from the coding sequence ATGAGCAGCCTGGAACATTGCCTGGTAACCCCGCCGCTGGCCGAAGCCGAGAGCGGCAAAACCGGCCTCAGCGGCGACAAGTTCGAACTGCAGCTGCGCACCTTCGCCGAGGGTGAAACCGTCGAAGGCGGCCTGCCCGACCTCGGCGAGGAAGTCGGCGCGATCCTGGAAGGCAGCTTCGCGGTCGACGCCGCTGGCGAGCACTACGAGCTCAGCGCCGGCGAAGCCATCGTGATCCCGCCCCACGAGCCGCGCCAGTGGCGTTGCCTGAGTGCCACCGGCGTGCTGTACCGCGCCGTGGTACGCCTGACAGAGCAGGTCCCTGCATGA
- a CDS encoding aromatic ring-hydroxylating oxygenase subunit alpha produces MTDNTLRFITDRYPELGKGPIPSAPYISPEYYEREKEAIFKKTWLHVGRVEEIPKAGDYIVKDLDCANASIIIVRNKKGEINAMHNVCSHRLNQIAYEKCGNTRKFACKFHGWAFDLDGNLTGVPEEECFFDLDKKEHGLERVACQVWQGFIFINLDPNPSESLDEYLKPMFGCIEGYPFEKMTAGFSWVSEVNCNWKLALDAFQEAYHVAYIHGLSIADAVEKSENGAMPPLDALCGEYHRRLSLGGNQKSVYGNPKAVTEGGAAAEEALSEAAKTRPISAAALRAAIGSAKHDFPLDALPEGMNWTKSPNWLFDINVVFPDLYLSLRPNYFQCYTFRPTAHNKTRIECRVFYPEMTTAGGRFFLEYMKVALRDVLLEDMSTVERTQKAAETGAKKFMLLQDSEILVRHSYHAVERMLNKNQPKASAE; encoded by the coding sequence ATGACTGACAACACCTTGCGCTTTATCACCGATCGCTACCCGGAGCTGGGGAAAGGGCCAATACCTTCAGCGCCATACATTTCGCCTGAGTATTACGAGCGGGAGAAAGAAGCGATTTTCAAGAAGACTTGGCTGCACGTAGGCCGGGTGGAAGAGATTCCCAAGGCGGGTGACTACATCGTCAAGGACCTGGACTGCGCCAACGCCTCGATCATCATCGTTCGCAACAAGAAGGGTGAGATCAACGCGATGCACAACGTGTGCTCGCACCGCCTGAACCAGATCGCCTACGAAAAATGCGGCAACACCCGCAAGTTCGCCTGCAAGTTCCACGGCTGGGCGTTCGATCTTGACGGCAACCTGACCGGCGTTCCGGAAGAGGAGTGCTTCTTCGATCTGGACAAGAAGGAGCATGGCCTGGAGCGTGTGGCCTGCCAGGTCTGGCAGGGTTTCATCTTCATCAACCTGGACCCGAATCCGAGCGAGTCGCTGGACGAATACCTTAAGCCGATGTTCGGCTGCATCGAAGGCTATCCCTTCGAGAAAATGACCGCCGGTTTTTCCTGGGTTTCGGAAGTTAACTGCAACTGGAAACTGGCGCTGGACGCCTTCCAGGAGGCCTACCACGTCGCCTATATCCACGGTCTGTCGATCGCCGACGCGGTGGAAAAATCCGAGAACGGCGCTATGCCGCCGCTGGATGCGCTCTGTGGCGAATACCACCGTCGACTGTCCCTGGGCGGCAACCAGAAATCGGTCTACGGCAACCCGAAGGCAGTCACCGAAGGTGGCGCTGCTGCCGAGGAAGCACTATCCGAAGCTGCCAAGACCCGTCCGATTTCAGCCGCTGCACTGCGCGCCGCGATTGGCAGCGCCAAGCATGATTTCCCGCTCGACGCACTGCCCGAAGGCATGAACTGGACGAAGAGTCCGAACTGGTTGTTCGACATCAACGTGGTCTTCCCGGACCTCTATCTGTCGCTGCGTCCGAACTATTTCCAGTGCTACACCTTCCGCCCCACCGCGCACAACAAGACCCGCATCGAGTGCCGCGTGTTCTACCCGGAAATGACCACTGCCGGCGGCCGCTTCTTCCTGGAGTACATGAAGGTCGCGCTGCGTGACGTACTGCTCGAGGACATGAGCACCGTCGAGCGCACCCAGAAGGCTGCCGAGACCGGCGCCAAGAAATTCATGCTGCTGCAAGACAGCGAGATCCTGGTGCGCCACTCGTATCACGCCGTCGAGCGCATGTTGAACAAAAACCAGCCCAAGGCCAGCGCGGAGTAA
- a CDS encoding AroM family protein, protein MSLGFGTRARIGQLYPSAGLCDYEIQLMAPEGVQFLTTRVPFKKTDINQHHAFCAHLEQHAYLLADAGVDLIAVNCTAVTMMAGPEQLRRRLLSATAKPAVTTIDAVLAALPQQRMQRIGLLTPYPLEVRQAEMAYLARYGIEVVVEHATPCHSPIEQGSLSSQHWFEMAEKFAGAPIDGLLISCSGIQIAAQLQRIEERLQLPVISSNQALLWHCLRQLGISERPSGYGSLLAS, encoded by the coding sequence ATGAGCCTGGGATTTGGAACACGCGCCAGAATCGGTCAACTCTATCCATCCGCTGGCCTGTGCGATTACGAAATACAACTGATGGCACCGGAGGGCGTGCAGTTCCTGACCACGCGCGTGCCCTTCAAGAAAACTGACATCAACCAGCACCACGCTTTCTGCGCACACCTGGAGCAGCATGCCTACCTGCTGGCTGACGCCGGTGTCGACCTTATCGCCGTCAACTGCACGGCTGTCACCATGATGGCCGGCCCGGAGCAACTGCGTCGCCGGCTGCTCAGCGCCACAGCCAAGCCGGCTGTGACCACCATCGACGCGGTACTGGCGGCCCTGCCCCAGCAAAGGATGCAGCGTATCGGCCTGCTGACACCCTACCCGCTGGAGGTGAGGCAGGCTGAGATGGCCTACTTGGCGCGGTACGGCATAGAGGTGGTGGTCGAGCACGCCACGCCCTGCCACAGCCCCATCGAGCAAGGCAGCCTCAGCTCGCAACATTGGTTCGAGATGGCCGAGAAGTTCGCCGGTGCGCCAATCGACGGTCTGCTGATCAGCTGTTCCGGCATCCAGATCGCCGCTCAGTTACAGCGCATCGAAGAGCGCCTGCAATTGCCAGTTATCTCCAGCAACCAGGCCCTGCTCTGGCATTGCCTGAGGCAGCTGGGCATCTCCGAACGTCCGTCCGGCTACGGCTCCCTGCTGGCTTCCTGA
- a CDS encoding NAD(P)/FAD-dependent oxidoreductase, translating into MSGKRVLIVGAGHAGGRVAQNLIALDEHCQVILVGEESHAPYERPALSKDVLLGKQSSDELTLGPVTFWNETPRLQRVVGRVIELNRAQRSVTLSDGNQIAFDDLVIATGGAARTLNIPGGDLPGLHVLRTITDCHQLADALKQAKSVAIIGGGVIGMEVAASATQLGVKATVLDVGDRVMRRCLPADASAWLRQLHLDAGVDLQSSVRPQAIAKVNEQYAIQAKREDGSTFQVWADQVLVAVGIECEIYFAQAAGIECDNGVVVDEFCRSPSEPWCYAVGDVANTFSPFYGRHMRQETWRNAENQARAAALQIVGQNESYHEIPWMWSDQFNHNLQVVGSVEDFDQQVLRGNPAEHQATWVLLKESRVVGGVMINQAKDRKPLEALINSRALIDSQLLADSKTALKKLVA; encoded by the coding sequence ATGAGCGGCAAGCGCGTCCTGATCGTGGGCGCAGGACATGCGGGCGGCCGCGTGGCGCAGAACCTGATCGCGCTAGACGAACATTGCCAGGTAATTCTGGTGGGCGAAGAATCCCATGCCCCCTATGAACGTCCGGCGCTGTCCAAGGACGTGCTGCTCGGCAAGCAGAGCAGCGATGAGCTGACCCTCGGGCCAGTGACGTTCTGGAACGAAACCCCGCGCCTTCAGCGCGTGGTGGGCCGCGTGATCGAGCTCAACCGTGCTCAGCGCAGCGTCACCCTGAGCGACGGTAACCAGATCGCGTTCGACGATCTGGTCATCGCCACCGGTGGCGCGGCACGCACCCTGAACATACCCGGCGGTGACTTGCCGGGCCTGCATGTGTTGCGCACCATTACCGATTGCCATCAGCTGGCCGATGCCCTGAAACAGGCAAAAAGCGTTGCCATCATCGGCGGCGGCGTCATCGGCATGGAAGTGGCAGCCAGCGCCACCCAGCTGGGCGTCAAGGCCACGGTGCTGGATGTCGGTGACCGGGTCATGCGCCGCTGCCTGCCAGCGGATGCCTCAGCCTGGCTTCGCCAGCTCCACCTCGACGCTGGGGTAGACCTGCAGTCGTCGGTCCGCCCGCAGGCGATCGCCAAGGTCAATGAGCAGTACGCCATCCAGGCAAAGCGTGAGGATGGCAGCACCTTCCAGGTCTGGGCGGACCAGGTGTTGGTGGCCGTGGGCATCGAATGCGAGATTTACTTTGCCCAGGCCGCTGGCATCGAGTGCGACAACGGCGTCGTGGTCGACGAATTCTGCCGCAGCCCTTCCGAGCCCTGGTGCTATGCCGTCGGTGACGTGGCCAATACCTTCAGCCCCTTCTACGGCCGGCACATGCGCCAGGAAACCTGGCGTAACGCCGAAAACCAGGCGCGTGCCGCGGCCCTGCAGATCGTCGGTCAAAACGAGTCGTACCACGAGATCCCCTGGATGTGGAGCGACCAGTTCAACCACAACCTGCAAGTGGTCGGCTCCGTCGAAGACTTCGATCAGCAGGTGCTGCGCGGCAACCCGGCCGAACACCAGGCCACCTGGGTACTGCTCAAGGAAAGCCGTGTGGTGGGCGGCGTGATGATCAACCAGGCCAAGGACCGCAAGCCCCTGGAAGCGCTGATCAACTCCCGTGCGCTGATCGACAGCCAATTGCTGGCCGACAGCAAGACCGCGCTGAAGAAGCTGGTCGCATGA
- a CDS encoding asparaginase, giving the protein MSLENTRPKIAVIGTGGTFAMQARHRFDWVEYGESQIVLPIDTLLDELGELAPHVDLLPIAFRALGSVSITPTDWLELARLIEQTAQEHPDIDGFVITHGTATLEETAYFLDLALNLDMGLVITGAQRPSNTAGTDVPANLRAALAVAASPQARECGALVVMDNKVYSARDVTKSSSFDLAAFEAVPFGPIAQVDATAQVHWRRLLPANSWSTQFDLARVESLPRVDIVLSYAGCDGVPIQALVAAGSQAIISAGLAPGRPSSGEAAALAEAVRQGVVVVQSTRAMRGNVPVQDFLLRAGVLAGGDLSPHKLRILMMLALTQTKDSAQLQHWLLAG; this is encoded by the coding sequence ATGAGCCTGGAAAACACGCGTCCCAAGATTGCAGTCATAGGCACCGGCGGCACCTTCGCCATGCAGGCCCGGCATCGTTTCGACTGGGTCGAATACGGTGAAAGTCAAATCGTTCTGCCCATCGACACCCTGCTCGATGAGCTGGGCGAACTGGCTCCCCACGTCGACTTGCTGCCCATCGCCTTCCGCGCGCTGGGGAGCGTCTCCATCACGCCGACAGACTGGCTGGAGCTGGCTCGCCTGATCGAGCAGACCGCCCAGGAACACCCGGACATTGATGGCTTCGTCATCACCCACGGCACGGCCACCCTGGAAGAGACCGCTTACTTCCTAGACCTGGCACTGAACCTGGACATGGGCCTGGTCATCACCGGTGCGCAGCGCCCCTCCAATACTGCCGGTACTGATGTACCAGCCAACCTGCGGGCGGCGCTCGCCGTCGCAGCCAGCCCGCAGGCGCGCGAGTGCGGCGCCCTGGTGGTGATGGACAACAAGGTCTACAGCGCCCGCGACGTGACCAAGAGCTCGAGCTTCGACCTGGCTGCCTTCGAGGCAGTGCCTTTCGGCCCGATTGCTCAGGTCGACGCCACGGCCCAGGTGCATTGGCGGCGCCTGCTGCCGGCCAATTCCTGGAGCACCCAGTTCGATCTGGCGCGCGTGGAAAGCCTTCCCCGCGTGGACATCGTGCTCTCCTACGCAGGCTGCGACGGCGTGCCGATCCAGGCTCTGGTGGCAGCAGGCAGCCAGGCCATTATCAGCGCCGGGCTGGCGCCGGGACGTCCGTCATCCGGTGAAGCGGCGGCATTGGCCGAAGCCGTACGTCAGGGGGTGGTGGTCGTGCAGTCGACTCGCGCCATGCGTGGCAACGTCCCTGTGCAGGACTTTCTGCTGCGGGCGGGCGTGCTCGCCGGCGGCGACCTCAGCCCGCACAAGCTGCGCATCCTGATGATGCTCGCCCTGACTCAAACCAAAGACTCCGCCCAACTGCAGCACTGGCTGCTAGCAGGCTGA
- a CDS encoding OprD family porin, with translation MSRSALYYCALAAAVASVSTTAAASSAQSQSAGFIEDSSLKLLVRNYYFNRDYRNGTSNMNRAAGTTNGYRGEWAQGFLSYYSSGFTQGTVGFGIDAHAFLGMKLDSGKGKTNTGLLPTNKQGEPQDDYSVAGLAAKARVSDTVLKYGDMELTSPIFMTDQGAIRLFNSTVRGWNIVSRELDNLSFEASRVTSGRSAAQNDHTSTIHSQYGTRPATDSLNIYGVNYANGNLKTSLYGMKAEDLWQQYLAMAQYVHQIDAGRSLRTNFVLYDTHESGAERGGKIDNTTWSLMVGYKTGAHTFSVAHQSVQGDSPFDYLGFSDGLTTLPQLANNVQIHDFNAPREKSWQLRYDVDMAAFGVPGLGLMARYIRGTGGDGSHIQADSMYAGRYQSGAKHWEQNLEARYVVQSGAAKNLSFRVRHALHRGNGNEAREDMNELRVMVDYPINIF, from the coding sequence ATGAGCCGATCTGCACTGTATTACTGCGCCCTGGCAGCAGCCGTGGCTAGTGTGAGCACCACCGCCGCCGCTTCCTCCGCGCAGAGCCAGAGCGCAGGCTTTATCGAAGACAGTTCGCTAAAGCTGTTGGTGCGCAATTACTACTTCAACCGTGACTACCGCAACGGCACCTCCAACATGAACCGCGCCGCCGGCACCACCAACGGCTATCGCGGTGAGTGGGCCCAGGGCTTCCTGAGCTATTACAGCTCCGGCTTTACCCAGGGCACCGTAGGCTTCGGCATCGACGCACACGCCTTCCTCGGCATGAAACTTGACAGCGGCAAGGGCAAGACAAACACCGGTCTGTTGCCTACCAACAAACAAGGCGAACCCCAGGACGACTACTCCGTCGCCGGCTTGGCAGCCAAAGCCCGGGTCTCCGACACCGTACTCAAATACGGTGACATGGAGCTGACCTCGCCCATCTTCATGACCGACCAGGGCGCCATCCGCCTGTTCAACTCGACCGTTCGCGGCTGGAACATCGTCAGCCGCGAGCTGGACAACTTAAGCTTCGAAGCCTCCCGCGTGACCTCCGGCCGTTCGGCTGCGCAGAACGACCACACCTCCACTATCCACAGCCAGTACGGTACGCGCCCCGCTACCGACTCGCTGAACATCTACGGCGTCAACTATGCCAACGGCAACTTGAAGACCAGCCTGTACGGGATGAAAGCCGAGGACCTGTGGCAGCAATATCTGGCCATGGCACAGTACGTGCACCAGATTGATGCAGGCAGAAGCCTGCGCACCAACTTCGTGCTTTACGACACCCACGAAAGCGGTGCCGAGCGCGGCGGGAAGATCGACAATACCACCTGGTCGCTGATGGTTGGCTACAAGACCGGAGCACACACCTTTTCCGTCGCTCACCAATCGGTACAAGGCGACTCGCCATTCGATTACCTGGGCTTCAGCGATGGCCTGACCACCCTGCCCCAGCTAGCTAACAACGTGCAGATCCACGACTTCAACGCGCCCCGGGAAAAGTCCTGGCAGCTGCGCTACGACGTCGACATGGCGGCGTTCGGGGTGCCGGGCCTGGGCCTGATGGCGCGCTATATCCGCGGCACAGGCGGCGACGGCAGCCACATCCAGGCGGACAGCATGTATGCCGGCCGCTACCAGTCCGGCGCCAAGCACTGGGAACAGAACCTCGAAGCACGCTACGTGGTGCAGAGTGGTGCAGCCAAGAACCTCAGTTTCCGGGTTCGCCACGCCTTGCATCGGGGCAACGGCAACGAAGCTCGTGAAGACATGAACGAGCTGCGCGTCATGGTCGATTACCCCATTAACATTTTTTAA
- a CDS encoding cupin, translated as MPKCRVFGIDDGLKEVVVDGLYMKHLFGQNISVSIVKFVEKVGHDLPAKSHHHGEEASLQIVGECSVFEGQGTPGDPEVKMAQRSAMIIPAELDHYGSNRFGAEGVSMRLNVVTPPRPEFGPEDSVPYYPLKDREARA; from the coding sequence ATGCCTAAATGCAGAGTATTCGGAATCGACGACGGGCTGAAGGAAGTGGTTGTCGATGGCCTGTACATGAAGCACCTGTTCGGCCAGAACATCAGCGTTTCCATCGTCAAGTTCGTTGAAAAGGTCGGCCACGACCTGCCGGCCAAATCGCACCACCACGGTGAAGAAGCCTCGCTGCAGATCGTTGGCGAGTGTTCGGTCTTCGAGGGCCAGGGCACACCTGGCGACCCTGAAGTGAAGATGGCGCAACGCAGCGCCATGATCATCCCGGCCGAGCTGGATCATTACGGCAGCAACCGCTTCGGGGCCGAGGGCGTGAGCATGCGCCTGAACGTGGTCACTCCTCCACGCCCCGAATTCGGCCCGGAAGACAGCGTGCCCTACTACCCCCTCAAAGATCGGGAGGCACGCGCATGA
- a CDS encoding TRAP transporter large permease, translated as MDWVTTLILMFGGVIFFLLLGLPIVFSFLVVNLIGAFFVMGGDVGIMQMVRNMQGSVAQYALAPIVLFVFMGEIMLHTKIAARAIDAVDRLFSRVPGRLSLIAVTGGTVFATLSGSTLANTAVLGKTLLPEMKERGYAPGISMGPIMAVGGIAMLIPPSGLAVLLGSLGKISINQLLIAAIVPAAMMAVLFFVYIIARCMVNPSLAPAYEVEDRSWSDRLLPFFKYVVPLGGIFVAVVGSMVAGIATPTESAALGSLASILAAALYRSLSFRALIDSITETMKFSAMILFVICASSTFSQILAFSGATHSISMFVAELGLSSFALLLAMLAILLVLGCFMEQVSMMMLTLPIFMPIALSAGIEPVWFGVMLLIVLEMSLCTPPLGLLIFVMQGIAPKGTTLQNIYASVTPFILLEVLVLGLIMAFPIITSWLPSMLL; from the coding sequence ATGGACTGGGTAACAACGCTGATTCTGATGTTCGGCGGCGTGATATTTTTTCTGCTGCTGGGCCTGCCGATCGTTTTCTCCTTTCTGGTCGTCAACCTGATAGGTGCGTTCTTCGTCATGGGCGGAGACGTGGGCATCATGCAGATGGTGCGCAACATGCAGGGCTCGGTCGCCCAATACGCGTTGGCGCCCATCGTGCTCTTCGTGTTCATGGGCGAGATCATGCTGCATACCAAGATTGCAGCACGGGCGATCGACGCCGTGGACCGGCTGTTCAGCCGCGTCCCCGGGCGCCTGTCGCTGATCGCCGTTACCGGTGGTACCGTGTTCGCCACCCTGTCCGGCTCGACGCTCGCCAACACCGCGGTGCTGGGCAAGACCTTGCTGCCGGAAATGAAAGAGCGGGGTTACGCGCCGGGCATATCCATGGGTCCGATCATGGCGGTGGGTGGTATCGCCATGCTGATCCCACCATCGGGCCTGGCCGTACTGCTGGGCAGCCTGGGCAAGATTTCCATCAATCAGCTGCTGATTGCGGCCATTGTGCCAGCGGCGATGATGGCGGTGCTGTTCTTCGTCTACATCATCGCGCGCTGCATGGTTAACCCGAGCCTTGCGCCGGCCTATGAAGTGGAAGACCGCTCCTGGTCCGATCGCCTGCTGCCTTTCTTCAAGTACGTCGTGCCCCTGGGCGGCATTTTCGTCGCGGTGGTCGGCAGCATGGTTGCCGGTATCGCCACGCCGACCGAATCCGCGGCACTGGGCTCGCTGGCGAGTATCCTGGCCGCTGCTCTGTACCGCTCCCTGAGCTTCAGAGCGCTGATCGACTCGATCACCGAGACAATGAAGTTCTCGGCCATGATTCTGTTCGTCATTTGCGCCTCGTCCACCTTCTCGCAGATCTTGGCCTTCTCCGGCGCCACCCATTCGATCTCGATGTTCGTCGCCGAGCTGGGGCTGTCATCATTCGCTCTGCTGCTGGCGATGCTGGCCATTCTGCTGGTGCTGGGTTGTTTCATGGAGCAGGTGAGCATGATGATGTTGACCCTGCCGATTTTCATGCCCATCGCCCTTAGCGCGGGTATCGAGCCGGTATGGTTCGGCGTGATGCTGCTGATCGTGCTGGAGATGAGCCTCTGTACCCCGCCTTTAGGGCTGCTGATCTTCGTCATGCAAGGCATCGCCCCAAAAGGCACCACACTGCAAAACATCTATGCGTCGGTAACGCCCTTCATCCTGCTGGAGGTGCTGGTTCTGGGATTGATCATGGCCTTCCCGATCATCACCAGTTGGCTGCCATCGATGCTGCTGTAG
- a CDS encoding TRAP transporter small permease: MHLFLRSFYFLVNTCAVLAAVCVALLIVIIGAEAIFRSLGWGLFRGVIDLSEYGLFIIAVLGAPWLLARNKHIKVDFLASNLKGACKSGAQLIVNLLMLFICGVIFYYSLIVLGESFMRDEHIYKELEFPDWWLQWQVPLSMLLMFIEVVLRMAKVERDAYIMKFEAEALANLPNVEA, translated from the coding sequence ATGCACCTTTTTCTGCGAAGCTTCTATTTCCTGGTCAATACCTGCGCGGTGCTGGCGGCAGTCTGTGTTGCGTTGCTAATCGTCATCATTGGCGCCGAAGCCATCTTCCGCTCTCTGGGCTGGGGTCTGTTTCGGGGCGTCATCGACCTGTCCGAATACGGACTCTTCATCATCGCGGTACTGGGCGCCCCGTGGCTCCTGGCACGCAACAAACACATCAAGGTCGACTTCCTCGCGTCCAACCTCAAGGGCGCCTGCAAGAGCGGCGCGCAGCTCATCGTCAACCTGCTGATGCTGTTCATCTGCGGGGTAATTTTCTATTACTCGCTGATCGTGCTGGGCGAGTCCTTCATGCGCGACGAGCACATCTACAAGGAACTGGAATTCCCGGATTGGTGGCTGCAATGGCAGGTGCCGCTGAGCATGCTGCTGATGTTTATCGAAGTGGTTCTACGCATGGCCAAGGTTGAGCGTGACGCTTACATCATGAAGTTCGAGGCAGAGGCGCTCGCCAACCTGCCTAACGTGGAGGCCTGA
- a CDS encoding nuclear transport factor 2 family protein has protein sequence MSPDLLQRVLRLEAIEAIRGLKAHYSALADAKYTGNYQRQPAARMRELAQQQAACFTEQAVWFGGEFGGDRTGRTALAQWFESSPWCWAAHYYLSPQITIANDLTHASATWQLWQLALREDNGEAIFLTATTHETYARCNEQGWLIDSMRFTGLHVMPANQGCMPLYPDLPSLDKARLPLNDPEPASSTGQ, from the coding sequence ATGAGCCCGGACCTGCTGCAGCGCGTGCTGCGTCTGGAAGCCATCGAAGCCATCCGTGGCCTCAAGGCGCATTACAGCGCGCTGGCCGATGCCAAGTACACCGGCAACTACCAGCGCCAGCCAGCTGCGCGCATGCGTGAGCTGGCGCAGCAGCAGGCAGCCTGCTTCACCGAGCAGGCGGTGTGGTTCGGCGGCGAATTCGGCGGCGACCGGACTGGCCGTACAGCCCTGGCGCAATGGTTTGAAAGCTCACCCTGGTGCTGGGCGGCCCATTACTACCTGAGCCCGCAGATCACCATCGCCAACGACCTGACGCATGCCTCAGCCACCTGGCAGCTCTGGCAGCTGGCCCTGCGCGAAGACAACGGCGAAGCGATATTCCTGACCGCCACCACCCACGAAACCTATGCCCGCTGCAACGAACAGGGCTGGCTGATCGACTCCATGCGCTTCACCGGGCTGCATGTGATGCCGGCCAACCAGGGCTGCATGCCTCTGTATCCGGACCTGCCCAGCCTGGACAAAGCGCGCCTCCCTCTCAACGACCCCGAACCGGCCTCATCGACCGGTCAGTAA
- the dctP gene encoding TRAP transporter substrate-binding protein DctP — MSLSKSALVRKFKGTLCAAVISSFALATPFASASEIELRAAVFVTVDTKWSKPFEMFAERVNQSGKVKIRLIGPEALPASEQPNALRSGMVDMVVTPPGTYKSAMVEVNAQDLSNMTLAEQRASGGYDALNEILIKRLNGFALTTYGTGVPFHLFLNKDISSAADLKGLRVRTQPIHVPFFTTLGMSSATVSVPELYTALERNVVQGYGFGLWGIEDFSWDEMTKTRVEPGFYNVVINVLINDRKWKSLSPEHQAVLKDAVSWFEQELLVYTQEENARTRALHEERGIKVVDLGPEFAQQASDVYWAELERLSPNNIPRLKSLLVK; from the coding sequence ATGAGCCTGTCAAAATCCGCGTTAGTCCGAAAATTCAAAGGCACCCTGTGCGCCGCCGTCATCAGTTCGTTTGCCCTGGCAACTCCTTTTGCGAGCGCCTCGGAAATCGAACTGCGTGCAGCAGTGTTCGTCACGGTGGACACCAAATGGAGCAAGCCATTTGAGATGTTCGCCGAGCGCGTGAACCAGTCCGGCAAGGTGAAGATCCGCCTGATCGGGCCGGAAGCGCTGCCCGCCTCGGAGCAACCCAATGCCCTGCGCTCGGGCATGGTCGACATGGTCGTCACCCCACCAGGGACCTACAAGTCGGCAATGGTCGAGGTGAACGCTCAGGACCTGTCCAACATGACCCTGGCCGAGCAGCGCGCGTCGGGCGGTTACGATGCACTGAACGAAATTCTGATTAAACGCCTGAACGGCTTCGCGCTGACCACCTATGGCACTGGCGTGCCCTTCCACCTGTTCCTGAACAAGGACATTTCCAGCGCAGCGGATCTCAAGGGCCTGCGCGTGCGCACCCAGCCGATCCACGTGCCATTCTTCACCACCTTGGGAATGAGCTCCGCCACGGTTTCGGTTCCGGAGCTCTACACCGCGCTGGAGCGTAACGTCGTGCAGGGTTACGGCTTCGGTCTCTGGGGTATCGAAGACTTCAGCTGGGACGAGATGACCAAGACCCGCGTCGAGCCAGGCTTCTACAACGTCGTGATCAACGTGCTGATTAATGACCGCAAGTGGAAGAGCCTGTCGCCCGAGCATCAGGCGGTGCTCAAGGACGCCGTCAGCTGGTTCGAACAGGAGCTGCTGGTTTACACCCAGGAGGAAAACGCCCGAACGCGCGCGCTGCATGAGGAGCGCGGCATCAAGGTGGTGGACCTCGGCCCCGAGTTCGCGCAACAGGCCTCCGATGTGTACTGGGCTGAACTCGAAAGGCTCAGCCCCAACAACATCCCCCGGCTGAAATCCCTGCTGGTCAAGTAA
- a CDS encoding non-heme iron oxygenase ferredoxin subunit — translation MSASENLIYTTAPAADAWIELGALDDLFDDGQCYGTVINGLKIGLFYVDDQVYCVDDICTHGNALLSEGDLEGHEIECPLHAGAFDVRDGKALCSPLIKDTRVHNVRVENGVVFVQLNL, via the coding sequence ATGAGCGCATCGGAAAACCTGATTTACACCACCGCCCCTGCAGCTGATGCCTGGATTGAACTGGGCGCGCTGGACGATCTGTTCGACGACGGTCAGTGCTACGGCACCGTGATCAACGGCCTGAAGATCGGCCTGTTCTACGTCGACGACCAAGTGTACTGCGTCGATGACATCTGCACCCACGGCAACGCCCTGCTCAGCGAAGGCGACCTGGAAGGCCATGAAATCGAATGTCCTCTGCACGCCGGCGCCTTCGATGTGCGCGACGGCAAGGCACTGTGCAGCCCGCTGATCAAGGACACCCGCGTGCACAACGTACGCGTCGAAAACGGCGTCGTATTCGTCCAACTGAACCTGTAA